A DNA window from Drosophila sechellia strain sech25 chromosome X, ASM438219v1, whole genome shotgun sequence contains the following coding sequences:
- the LOC6620295 gene encoding uncharacterized protein LOC6620295 translates to MSSDQGPLLAKRGRHGLLAALLLICLAGQTAAQSNYVQHGDSGNYTTNGLPEEATLDGKVTKLDDISPLIFLNRTKAALNCAAGSMQVDLKFNDPFHGIIQADYDRSSACRVSGKGALSYRLELPLKGCGTIQNPTRVFTNNIIVRFHANLEMDGDEIITIVCRYPPPVPSLPPALPAPILNPIATSSVLQPPLKSIQILMIICAIMFLTLLLLGLAVSYYCLRSRSIPVVRRLPMSMGSGSEITKLSGSSVGNISAFEGVKIPRAHAALQAVYSSSGSEGALIPSDYPSESHSEIEEIDTRSLPFSSAGSFENRAFVHETSSIYSDHYAPAQEMPSANAVLTTTSVTRHSIPIQEAVAAVDSPKFDVQVRVKKSPPPPPSPVTSDTESVATLRPDRNNLSTIMEAYEDRESVLTMDSLPPQVETMHSQFTYVPELHPAPQAPQSIPLPPPAVVEPKFSVYTRTHHEVVDGRPETWSDYTDGPAPSEITDLSSEAPDMTVETMHYYEDEFMPALEPPVTSHTVDDVYLRTVTEKKTIEDIESHKRRVTEYKSKPRAPLPPPPPPPQVDPKFDVRVRNYPGDREQQLWENFSDISSASGLTLTPKMERSELSLPPAELPAQIHDNKLKLTSPELVGNMKPIEVPPQDKDVPNWDVLIRILEEPEMSEVGQDDVSSVHNLTYDDRAKWKEIITTQSSLRTMLTEAVVREDFERIRQDTRYERMFEPQTWDVIIRILAPPGDDDPDVEMRTPRRGKKASPQPWDTRSRRSSLPTLYEYDSDGGSSVRTIRNDPGMSGMLMTGAGPGGAPGGPFNMQRSRRSSRTSYQTDHNDFRSMSEVTVDFGRPHQVDHPDNVSDASSYYRMQYYDDDDRRSFHRSLSHPSLARSASEFTEHWTAPDEMEVSSPEGTPHTRRARQPLSSNQVALATGRSGERVLSQTQTQSEYVETHRRVYHAEKEMPLPPRKW, encoded by the exons ATGAGCTCGGACCAAGGGCCACTCTTGGCCAAAAGAGGACGGCATGGCCTGCTGGCCGCTCTCCTGCTGATTTGCCTCGCCGGCCAGACGGCGGCCCAGTCCAATTACGTGCAGCATGGAGACAGCGGTAACTACACCACCAACGGATTGCCCGAGGAGGCGACACTGGACGGCAAG GTTACCAAACTGGACGACATCAGTCCACTGATTTTCCTCAACCGAACGAAGGCCGCTCTCAATTGCGCCGCCGGTTCCATGCAG GTTGATCTCAAGTTCAACGATCCGTTCCATGGCATTATCCAGGCTGACTATGATCGCAGTAGTGCGTGCCGCGTTAGTGGAAAGGGAGCCCTCAGCTACCGACTCGAGTTGCCGCTCAAGGGATGCGGTACCATCCAG AACCCCACCCGTGTGTTCACCAACAACATCATTGTTCGATTCCACGCCAATCTGGAAATGGACGGCGACGAGATCATCACGATAGTCTGCCGCTATCCACCTCCAGTTCCCTCGCTTCCACCTGCACTGCCGGCTCCAAT CCTGAACCCGATCGCCACCAGTTCTGTGCTGCAGCCGCCGCTGAAGAGCATCCAGATCCTGATGATCATCTGCGCCATCATGTTCCTCACGCTCCTCCTTCTGGGACTCGCCGTTTCCTACTACTGTCTGCGCAGTCGGTCAATTCCGGTGGTACGTCGCCTGCCGATGAGCATGGGCAGCGGATCGGAGATCACCAAGCTGAGTGGCAGCAGTGTGGGTAACATCAGTGCGTTCGAGGGCGTCAAGATCCCCAGAGCCCATGCCGCCCTGCAGGCAGTATACAGCTCTTCGGGCAGCGAAGGTGCACTGATACCCTCCGACTATCCCAGTGAATCGCACTCGGAGATCGAGGAGATCGATACGAGATCACTGCCCTTTAGCTCAGCGGGTAGCTTCGAGAATCGCGCCTTTGTCCACGAAACCTCCAGCATCTACAGTGATCACTATGCTCCGGCTCAGGAGATGCCGTCCGCGAATGCGGTGTTGACCACCACCTCGGTGACCCGCCACTCGATTCCCATACAGGAGGCAGTGGCCGCCGTGGATTCGCCCAAATTCGATGTCCAAGTGCGCGTGAAGAAGTCACCACCCCCACCTCCATCCCCAGTGACCTCGGATACGGAGAGTGTGGCCACTTTGCGTCCGGATCGCAACAATCTTTCGACCATCATGGAGGCCTACGAGGATCGCGAGAGCGTGCTCACCATGGACTCCCTGCCGCCGCAGGTCGAGACGATGCACTCGCAGTTCACCTATGTTCCCGAACTCCATCCAGCACCGCAAGCACCCCAATCTATTCCCCTCCCGCCGCCGGCTGTCGTCGAACCCAAGTTCTCCGTGTACACACGAACCCATCACGAGGTGGTGGATGGTCGCCCAGAGACCTGGTCCGATTACACCGACGGCCCGGCGCCCAGTGAGATCACGGACTTGTCCTCTGAGGCACCTGACATGACTGTGGAAACGATGCACTATTACGAGGATGAATTCATGCCGGCGTTGGAGCCACCGGTGACCTCGCACACCGTCGACGATGTCTACCTGCGCACGGTGACTGAAAAGAAGACAATCGAAGACATCGAGAGCCACAAGCGTAGGGTCACGGAGTACAAGAGCAAGCCGAGGGCACCActgccgccgccaccaccaccaccgcaaGTGGATCCCAAGTTCGATGTGCGGGTGCGCAACTATCCTGGCGACCGGGAGCAGCAGCTGTGGGAGAACTTCTCGGACATATCCAGTGCCTCTGGACTGACCCTTACGCCCAAGATGGAGCGCAGCGAGCTCAGTCTGCCGCCGGCGGAGCTACCAGCTCAGATCCACGACAACAAGCTAAAGCTCACCAGTCCGGAGCTGGTGGGCAACATGAAGCCGATCGAGGTGCCGCCACAGGACAAGGATGTGCCCAACTGGGACGTGCTGATCCGTATCCTAGAGGAGCCCGAGATGTCGGAGGTGGGCCAAGACGACGTGAGCTCCGTGCACAATCTGACCTACGACGATCGGGCCAAGTGGAAGGAGATCATCACCACCCAATCCTCGCTGCGCACCATGCTCACCGAGGCGGTGGTGAGGGAGGACTTCGAGCGGATTCGTCAGGACACCCGGTACGAGCGCATGTTCGAGCCACAGACCTGGGACGTGATCATTCGCATCCTGGCTCCGCCCGGCGACGATGATCCCGACGTGGAGATGCGCACGCCAAGGCGCGGCAAGAAGGCATCACCGCAGCCATGGGACACCCGCTCCCGTCGCAGCTCGCTGCCCACGCTCTACGAGTACGACAGCGATGGTGGATCGAGTGTGCGGACCATCCGCAACGATCCGGGCATGTCCGGCATGCTGATGACAGGCGCAGGACCTGGCGGGGCACCTGGCGGACCCTTCAATATGCAGCGATCGCGTCGCAGTTCGCGCACCTCCTACCAGACCGACCACAACGACTTCCGCTCGATGTCCGAGGTGACCGTCGACTTTGGGCGCCCGCACCAGGTGGACCATCCGGACAACGTGAGCGACGCCAGCAGCTACTACAGGATGCAGTACTACGACGACGACGATCGGCGCTCCTTCCACCGCTCCCTCAGCCATCCCTCGCTGGCCCGATCCGCCAGCGAGTTCACCGAGCACTGGACTGCGCCCGACGAGATGGAGGTCTCCTCCCCGGAGGGCACTCCGCACACTCGCCGCGCCCGACAG CCCCTGTCGTCGAATCAAGTGGCCTTAGCCACCGGCAGGAGCGGCGAACGTGTGCTGTCCCAGACCCAGACGCAGAGTGAATACGTGGAGACCCATCGGAGGGTCTACCATGCGGAGAAGGAGATGCCCTTGCCTCCACGCAAGTGGTAA
- the LOC6620294 gene encoding regulator of nonsense transcripts 1 homolog isoform X2: MSVDTYAPSSALSFLDMDDNELLPGADTQPTQYDYRDFTMPSNSQSQTQNDQLEMHSRRSAGDSHPRLASITNDLADLQFEEEDDEPGSSYVKELPPHACKYCGIHDPATVVMCNNCRKWFCNGRGSTSGSHIINHLVRAKHREVTLHGEGPLGETILECYSCGVRNVFVLGFIPAKADSVVVLLCRQPCAAQNSLKDMNWDQEQWKPLIADRCFLAWLVKQPSEQGQLRARQISAAQINKLEELWKDNIEATFQDLEKPGIDSEPAHVLLRYEDGYQYEKTFGPLVRLEAEYDQKLKESATQENIEVRWDVGLNKKTIAYFTLAKTDSDMKLMHGDELRLHYVGELYNPWSEIGHVIKVPDNFGDDVGLELKSSTSAPVKCTSNFTVDFIWKCTSFDRMTRALRKFAIDRNSVSNFIYSRLLGHGRANSNDEVLFRGPQPKLFSAPHLPDLNRSQVYAVKHALQRPLSLIQGPPGTGKTVTSATIVYQLVKLHGGTVLVCAPSNTAVDQLTEKIHRTNLKVVRVCAKSREAIDSPVSFLALHNQIRNMETNSELKKLQQLKDETGELSSADEKRYRSLKRASENQLLEAADVICCTCVGAGDGRLSRVKFTSILIDESMQSTEPECMVPVVLGAKQLILVGDHCQLGPVVMCKKAARAGLSQSLFERLVVLGIRPFRLEVQYRMHPELSQFPSNFFYEGSLQNGVCAEDRRLKLDFPWPQPERPMFFLVTQGQEEIAGSGTSFLNRTEAANVEKITTRFLKAGIKPEQIGIITPYEGQRAYLVQYMQYQGSLHSRLYQEIEIASVDAFQGREKDIIIMSCVRSNERQGIGFLNDPRRLNVALTRAKFGIIIVGNPKVLAKQQLWNHLLNFYKDRKVLVEGSLNNLKESLIHFQKPKKLVNSMNIGAHFMSTIIADAKEVMVPGSIYDRSGGYGQGRQMVGQAMNGAQYGGSGGSPYGNSPLGYGAPSSNSMMGFGMGSGGNGAAGGNNNFGGAGPSWAAAQLHHDSIGYISNEHGAATLGNMPVPVGMFMNMSNIPPRFYNQHQQAIMAVKQNRAIQQQSGNFSPGNSGIGVTGVRAGRSASLGGNKKTHKLGKSRVMGGGTGGAPQTQGTSVSNAAPYSQQPMPLSLQMTQPSGFALSQQPELSQDFGQISQMDGLLSQDVAFNVSGERSLNQFSQPY, from the exons ATGAGCGTGGACACGTACGCGCCCAGCTCGGCGCTGTCGTTCCTGGACATGGACGACAACGAGCTGCTTCCGGGAGCGGATACTCAACCCACGCAGTATGATTACCGGGACTTCACCATGCCCTCCAACTCACAGAGCCAGACCCAGAATGATCAGCTCGAGATGCAC TCACGCCGCTCTGCCGGAGACTCGCATCCACGACTGGCCAGCATCACCAACGATCTGGCCGATCTGCAGTTCGAAGAGGAGGACGACGAGCCTGGCAGCTCGTATGTGAAGGAGCTGCCGCCGCATGCGTGCAAGTATTGCGGCATCCATGATCCAGCCACGGTGGTCATGTGCAACAATTGCCGCAAATGGTTTTGCAACGGTCGTGGAAGCACTTCCGGTTCGCACATCATCAACCATCTGGTGAGGGCCAAGCACCGCGAGGTGACGCTCCACGGGGAAGGTCCCCTGGGGGAGACAATCCTGGAGTGCTACTCCTGTGGTGTGCGCAACGTCTTTGTGCTTGGCTTCATTCCGGCCAAGGCCGATTCTGTGGTCGTGCTGCTCTGCCGCCAGCCGTGTGCCGCCCAGAATTCGCTAAAGGACATGAACTGGGACCAGGAGCAGTGGAAGCCTCTAATTGCAGACCGCTGCTTTTTGGCCTGGCTGGTAAAGCAACCCAGCGAACAGGGACAGCTGCGAGCGCGCCAAATCTCAGCCGCTCAGATCAACAAGCTGGAGGAGCTATGGAAGGATAATATTGAGGCCACGTTCCAAGATCTGGAGAAGCCAGGCATTGACTCGGAGCCAGCACATGTGCTACTCCGCTACGAGGATGGCTATCAGTACGAGAAGACCTTTGGGCCGCTTGTCCGCCTCGAGGCCGAATACGACCAAAAGCTGAAAGAGTCGGCCACGCAGGAGAACATCGAGGTACGTTGGGACGTCGGCCTCAACAAAAAGACCATTGCCTACTTTACGCTGGCGAAGACCGATTCGGACATGAAGCTCATGCATGGCGACGAGCTGCGCCTGCACTACGTGGGCGAGCTGTACAATCCGTGGAGCGAGATCGGCCACGTTATCAAGGTGCCGGACAATTTCGGCGATGACGTCGGCCTGGAGCTGAAATCCTCAACGAGTGCCCCGGTCAAGTGCACCAGCAACTTTACGGTGGACTTTATTTGGAAGTGCACGTCATTTGACCGCATGACTCGTGCTCTGCGCAAATTCGCCATCGATCGCAACTCGGTGTCAAACTTCATCTACTCGCGCTTGTTGGGCCACGGTCGTGCGAATTCCAACGACGAGGTGCTGTTCCGCGGCCCGCAGCCCAAACTCTTTAGTGCCCCGCATCTGCCCGATTTGAATCGCAGCCAGGTGTACGCCGTGAAACACGCGCTTCAGCGTCCGCTCTCGCTGATCCAAGGGCCGCCTGGCACGGGCAAAACCGTAACTTCGGCGACCATCGTTTACCAGCTGGTCAAGCTCCATGGTGGCACAGTGCTGGTGTGCGCTCCCAGCAACACGGCCGTGGATCAGCTAACTGAGAAGATCCACCGCACAAACCTTAAAGTGGTGCGTGTTTGCGCCAAAAGTCGTGAGGCCATCGATAGCCCGGTAAGCTTCCTGGCGCTGCACAACCAAATCCGTAACATGGAGACCAACTCGGAGCTAAagaagctgcagcagctgaaAGACGAGACCGGTGAGCTGAGCTCAGCTGACGAAAAGCGCTACCGCAGCCTGAAACGTGCCTCCGAGAACCAACTGCTGGAGGCTGCCGACGTTATCTGCTGTACATGCGTGGGCGCCGGCGATGGACGTCTATCGCGAGTCAAGTTCACCTCGATCCTGATCGATGAGTCTATGCAGTCGACGGAGCCGGAGTGCATGGTGCCAGTGGTGCTGGGCGCCAAGCAGCTGATCCTCGTGGGCGATCACTGCCAGCTGGGACCTGTTGTTATGTGCAAGAAAGCAGCTCGTGCCGGGCTTTCGCAAAGTTTGTTCGAGCGCCTGGTGGTTCTGGGCATCCGTCCGTTCCGGCTGGAGGTGCAATATCGTATGCACCCCGAGCTGTCCCAGTTCCCGTCCAACTTCTTCTACGAGGGATCGCTGCAGAACGGCGTCTGCGCGGAGGATCGTCGCCTTAAGCTGGATTTCCCCTGGCCACAGCCGGAGAGACCGATGTTCTTCCTGGTGACGCAGGGACAGGAGGAGATTGCCGGCTCCGGCACCTCGTTCCTCAACCGCACAGAGGCGGCCAACGTAGAAAAGATTACGACGCGATTCCTTAAGGCAGGCATCAAGCCGGAACAAATTGGAATCATCACGCCTTACGAAGGTCAGCGCGCGTACCTGGTGCAGTACATGCAATACCAGGGCAGCCTGCACTCTCGCCTATACCAGGAAATCGAGATCGCCAGTGTGGACGCGTTCCAGGGACGTGAGAAGGACATCATTATCATGTCTTGCGTGCGATCTAACGAGCGTCAAGGCATCGGTTTTTTGAACGACCCACGTCGCCTTAACGTTGCCCTTACCCGGGCCAAGTTCGGCATCATCATTGTGGGCAATCCCAAAGTGCTCGCCAAGCAGCAGCTGTGGAACCATCTGCTCAACTTCTACAAGGACCGTAAGGTGCTCGTCGAGGGATCTCTGAATAACCTTAAGGAGTCGCTCATCCACTTCCAAAAGCCCAAGAAGCTCGTCAACAGCATGAACATTGGGGCACATTTTATGTCTACCATTATTGCCGACGCTAAGGAAGTGATGGTACCGGGCTCCATTTACGATCGCAGTGGCGGTTACGGCCAAGGTCGACAAATGGTGGGACAGGCAATGAATGGCGCCCAGTATGGTGGCAGTGGAGGTAGTCCCTACGGAAACTCACCTCTCGGCTACGGTGCTCCCAGCTCCAACTCCATGATGGGCTTTGGCATGGGCAGCGGAGGCAATGGCGCGGCCggtggcaacaacaacttcGGAGGGGCAGGACCCAGTTGGGCAGCTGCCCAACTCCACCACGACTCCATTGGCTATATATCCAACGAGCATGGAGCAGCAACCCTAGGCAACATGCCAGTGCCGGTTGGCATGTTCATGAACATGAGCAATATTCCGCCGCGTTTCTACAACCAGCACCAGCAGGCGATCATGGCGGTCAAGCAGAATCGCGCCATTCAACAGCAGTCGGGTAACTTCTCTCCGGGTAACTCGGGTATTGGAGTCACTGGAGTCAGAGCCGGACGAAGCGCCTCCCTAGGCGGCAATAAGAAGACCCACAAGCTGGGAAAATCGCGCGTAATGGGCGGTGGGACTGGTGGAGCACCGCAAACACAAGGAACCTCGGTATCCAATGCTGCTCCATACAGTCAGCAGCCGATGCCTTTGTCGCTGCAGATGACCCAGCCCAGCGGTTTTGCTCTGTCCCAGCAGCCAGAACTTTCACAGGACTTTGGGCAAATATCGCAGATGGACGGTTTGCTTTCCCAGGATGTTGCCTTTAACGTG TCGGGCGAGCGGAGTTTGAATCAGTTCTCACAGCCTTATTGA
- the LOC6620294 gene encoding regulator of nonsense transcripts 1 homolog isoform X1, which translates to MSVDTYAPSSALSFLDMDDNELLPGADTQPTQYDYRDFTMPSNSQSQTQNDQLEMHSRRSAGDSHPRLASITNDLADLQFEEEDDEPGSSYVKELPPHACKYCGIHDPATVVMCNNCRKWFCNGRGSTSGSHIINHLVRAKHREVTLHGEGPLGETILECYSCGVRNVFVLGFIPAKADSVVVLLCRQPCAAQNSLKDMNWDQEQWKPLIADRCFLAWLVKQPSEQGQLRARQISAAQINKLEELWKDNIEATFQDLEKPGIDSEPAHVLLRYEDGYQYEKTFGPLVRLEAEYDQKLKESATQENIEVRWDVGLNKKTIAYFTLAKTDSDMKLMHGDELRLHYVGELYNPWSEIGHVIKVPDNFGDDVGLELKSSTSAPVKCTSNFTVDFIWKCTSFDRMTRALRKFAIDRNSVSNFIYSRLLGHGRANSNDEVLFRGPQPKLFSAPHLPDLNRSQVYAVKHALQRPLSLIQGPPGTGKTVTSATIVYQLVKLHGGTVLVCAPSNTAVDQLTEKIHRTNLKVVRVCAKSREAIDSPVSFLALHNQIRNMETNSELKKLQQLKDETGELSSADEKRYRSLKRASENQLLEAADVICCTCVGAGDGRLSRVKFTSILIDESMQSTEPECMVPVVLGAKQLILVGDHCQLGPVVMCKKAARAGLSQSLFERLVVLGIRPFRLEVQYRMHPELSQFPSNFFYEGSLQNGVCAEDRRLKLDFPWPQPERPMFFLVTQGQEEIAGSGTSFLNRTEAANVEKITTRFLKAGIKPEQIGIITPYEGQRAYLVQYMQYQGSLHSRLYQEIEIASVDAFQGREKDIIIMSCVRSNERQGIGFLNDPRRLNVALTRAKFGIIIVGNPKVLAKQQLWNHLLNFYKDRKVLVEGSLNNLKESLIHFQKPKKLVNSMNIGAHFMSTIIADAKEVMVPGSIYDRSGGYGQGRQMVGQAMNGAQYGGSGGSPYGNSPLGYGAPSSNSMMGFGMGSGGNGAAGGNNNFGGAGPSWAAAQLHHDSIGYISNEHGAATLGNMPVPVGMFMNMSNIPPRFYNQHQQAIMAVKQNRAIQQQSGNFSPGNSGIGVTGVRAGRSASLGGNKKTHKLGKSRVMGGGTGGAPQTQGTSVSNAAPYSQQPMPLSLQMTQPSGFALSQQPELSQDFGQISQMDGLLSQDVAFNVQSGERSLNQFSQPY; encoded by the exons ATGAGCGTGGACACGTACGCGCCCAGCTCGGCGCTGTCGTTCCTGGACATGGACGACAACGAGCTGCTTCCGGGAGCGGATACTCAACCCACGCAGTATGATTACCGGGACTTCACCATGCCCTCCAACTCACAGAGCCAGACCCAGAATGATCAGCTCGAGATGCAC TCACGCCGCTCTGCCGGAGACTCGCATCCACGACTGGCCAGCATCACCAACGATCTGGCCGATCTGCAGTTCGAAGAGGAGGACGACGAGCCTGGCAGCTCGTATGTGAAGGAGCTGCCGCCGCATGCGTGCAAGTATTGCGGCATCCATGATCCAGCCACGGTGGTCATGTGCAACAATTGCCGCAAATGGTTTTGCAACGGTCGTGGAAGCACTTCCGGTTCGCACATCATCAACCATCTGGTGAGGGCCAAGCACCGCGAGGTGACGCTCCACGGGGAAGGTCCCCTGGGGGAGACAATCCTGGAGTGCTACTCCTGTGGTGTGCGCAACGTCTTTGTGCTTGGCTTCATTCCGGCCAAGGCCGATTCTGTGGTCGTGCTGCTCTGCCGCCAGCCGTGTGCCGCCCAGAATTCGCTAAAGGACATGAACTGGGACCAGGAGCAGTGGAAGCCTCTAATTGCAGACCGCTGCTTTTTGGCCTGGCTGGTAAAGCAACCCAGCGAACAGGGACAGCTGCGAGCGCGCCAAATCTCAGCCGCTCAGATCAACAAGCTGGAGGAGCTATGGAAGGATAATATTGAGGCCACGTTCCAAGATCTGGAGAAGCCAGGCATTGACTCGGAGCCAGCACATGTGCTACTCCGCTACGAGGATGGCTATCAGTACGAGAAGACCTTTGGGCCGCTTGTCCGCCTCGAGGCCGAATACGACCAAAAGCTGAAAGAGTCGGCCACGCAGGAGAACATCGAGGTACGTTGGGACGTCGGCCTCAACAAAAAGACCATTGCCTACTTTACGCTGGCGAAGACCGATTCGGACATGAAGCTCATGCATGGCGACGAGCTGCGCCTGCACTACGTGGGCGAGCTGTACAATCCGTGGAGCGAGATCGGCCACGTTATCAAGGTGCCGGACAATTTCGGCGATGACGTCGGCCTGGAGCTGAAATCCTCAACGAGTGCCCCGGTCAAGTGCACCAGCAACTTTACGGTGGACTTTATTTGGAAGTGCACGTCATTTGACCGCATGACTCGTGCTCTGCGCAAATTCGCCATCGATCGCAACTCGGTGTCAAACTTCATCTACTCGCGCTTGTTGGGCCACGGTCGTGCGAATTCCAACGACGAGGTGCTGTTCCGCGGCCCGCAGCCCAAACTCTTTAGTGCCCCGCATCTGCCCGATTTGAATCGCAGCCAGGTGTACGCCGTGAAACACGCGCTTCAGCGTCCGCTCTCGCTGATCCAAGGGCCGCCTGGCACGGGCAAAACCGTAACTTCGGCGACCATCGTTTACCAGCTGGTCAAGCTCCATGGTGGCACAGTGCTGGTGTGCGCTCCCAGCAACACGGCCGTGGATCAGCTAACTGAGAAGATCCACCGCACAAACCTTAAAGTGGTGCGTGTTTGCGCCAAAAGTCGTGAGGCCATCGATAGCCCGGTAAGCTTCCTGGCGCTGCACAACCAAATCCGTAACATGGAGACCAACTCGGAGCTAAagaagctgcagcagctgaaAGACGAGACCGGTGAGCTGAGCTCAGCTGACGAAAAGCGCTACCGCAGCCTGAAACGTGCCTCCGAGAACCAACTGCTGGAGGCTGCCGACGTTATCTGCTGTACATGCGTGGGCGCCGGCGATGGACGTCTATCGCGAGTCAAGTTCACCTCGATCCTGATCGATGAGTCTATGCAGTCGACGGAGCCGGAGTGCATGGTGCCAGTGGTGCTGGGCGCCAAGCAGCTGATCCTCGTGGGCGATCACTGCCAGCTGGGACCTGTTGTTATGTGCAAGAAAGCAGCTCGTGCCGGGCTTTCGCAAAGTTTGTTCGAGCGCCTGGTGGTTCTGGGCATCCGTCCGTTCCGGCTGGAGGTGCAATATCGTATGCACCCCGAGCTGTCCCAGTTCCCGTCCAACTTCTTCTACGAGGGATCGCTGCAGAACGGCGTCTGCGCGGAGGATCGTCGCCTTAAGCTGGATTTCCCCTGGCCACAGCCGGAGAGACCGATGTTCTTCCTGGTGACGCAGGGACAGGAGGAGATTGCCGGCTCCGGCACCTCGTTCCTCAACCGCACAGAGGCGGCCAACGTAGAAAAGATTACGACGCGATTCCTTAAGGCAGGCATCAAGCCGGAACAAATTGGAATCATCACGCCTTACGAAGGTCAGCGCGCGTACCTGGTGCAGTACATGCAATACCAGGGCAGCCTGCACTCTCGCCTATACCAGGAAATCGAGATCGCCAGTGTGGACGCGTTCCAGGGACGTGAGAAGGACATCATTATCATGTCTTGCGTGCGATCTAACGAGCGTCAAGGCATCGGTTTTTTGAACGACCCACGTCGCCTTAACGTTGCCCTTACCCGGGCCAAGTTCGGCATCATCATTGTGGGCAATCCCAAAGTGCTCGCCAAGCAGCAGCTGTGGAACCATCTGCTCAACTTCTACAAGGACCGTAAGGTGCTCGTCGAGGGATCTCTGAATAACCTTAAGGAGTCGCTCATCCACTTCCAAAAGCCCAAGAAGCTCGTCAACAGCATGAACATTGGGGCACATTTTATGTCTACCATTATTGCCGACGCTAAGGAAGTGATGGTACCGGGCTCCATTTACGATCGCAGTGGCGGTTACGGCCAAGGTCGACAAATGGTGGGACAGGCAATGAATGGCGCCCAGTATGGTGGCAGTGGAGGTAGTCCCTACGGAAACTCACCTCTCGGCTACGGTGCTCCCAGCTCCAACTCCATGATGGGCTTTGGCATGGGCAGCGGAGGCAATGGCGCGGCCggtggcaacaacaacttcGGAGGGGCAGGACCCAGTTGGGCAGCTGCCCAACTCCACCACGACTCCATTGGCTATATATCCAACGAGCATGGAGCAGCAACCCTAGGCAACATGCCAGTGCCGGTTGGCATGTTCATGAACATGAGCAATATTCCGCCGCGTTTCTACAACCAGCACCAGCAGGCGATCATGGCGGTCAAGCAGAATCGCGCCATTCAACAGCAGTCGGGTAACTTCTCTCCGGGTAACTCGGGTATTGGAGTCACTGGAGTCAGAGCCGGACGAAGCGCCTCCCTAGGCGGCAATAAGAAGACCCACAAGCTGGGAAAATCGCGCGTAATGGGCGGTGGGACTGGTGGAGCACCGCAAACACAAGGAACCTCGGTATCCAATGCTGCTCCATACAGTCAGCAGCCGATGCCTTTGTCGCTGCAGATGACCCAGCCCAGCGGTTTTGCTCTGTCCCAGCAGCCAGAACTTTCACAGGACTTTGGGCAAATATCGCAGATGGACGGTTTGCTTTCCCAGGATGTTGCCTTTAACGTG CAGTCGGGCGAGCGGAGTTTGAATCAGTTCTCACAGCCTTATTGA
- the LOC116802293 gene encoding uncharacterized protein LOC116802293, with protein sequence MKINSDSNQEQYYRRNILGKVNAADCASYSHNLFIEYKLQLFFWAAVCCCVLIFLICLAICISIYVYFLS encoded by the coding sequence atgaaaatcaacAGCGATTCAAACCAGGAACAATACTACAGACGAAATATTTTAGGAAAAGTTAATGCTGCGGATTGCGCCAGCTATTcccacaatttatttattgaatataAGCTACAATTATTTTTCTGGGCTGCAGTATGCTGCTGCGTTCtcatatttttgatttgtctGGCTATATGtatttctatatatgtatattttttaagctaA